In a genomic window of Melitaea cinxia chromosome 25, ilMelCinx1.1, whole genome shotgun sequence:
- the LOC123666175 gene encoding motile sperm domain-containing protein 2-like has translation MAKIAEIRSLFEAKVKEGIPDPPGEFDPRDLERVKSDKYLYRVLEHCQNNVQLAAQMLFDIMVWRKILKVNDITEDTVNTDYLKEGIFFTHGRDIDSCLLFILKSKLYIKGQKNIDDIKKIVIYWLERIEREEDGKRMTLFFDMDGCGLNNMDVEVIMYMITLLKSYYPLLVNYIIVFQLPWMLSAGFKIIKGLLPAAAIERLRMVNKNNLKDLVAPEQALICWGGKNDYVFKFIPENRVNMDKSAKNVTFADNDSKHSPGEMLSLNPGKILIFKSESDRISAQLTIMNMDESAISFKIKTTAPEKYTVKPSSGILASKMSQTIHIIVSSGFHISSVVNDRFLVSSMQVPNTNLSKKDLSKLWKEAGTKADEYKLKCSCIDTTENKKPEVSKDPESVVSKLSSLQESHNMLVQKLDKLKMYQFMTVFLIFVIIFLGYLAFRNINHC, from the coding sequence ATGGCGAAAATTGCAGAAATAAGATCACTGTTCGAAGCAAAAGTTAAAGAAGGCATCCCCGACCCGCCCGGGGAGTTCGATCCGCGAGATTTAGAACGTGTGAAaagtgataaatatttgtatcgtGTACTTGAACACTGCCAGAATAATGTGCAGCTGGCTGCCCAAATGTTATTCGACATCATGGTTTGGAGAAAAATCTTAAAAGTCAATGATATTACTGAAGACACAGTGAATACTGATTACTTAAAAGAAGGTATATTCTTCACGCACGGCAGAGATATTGATAGCtgcttattgtttattttaaaatcgaaactTTATATAAAAGGTCAGAAAAATATCgatgatataaaaaagattGTTATTTATTGGTTAGAACGAATAGAACGGGAGGAAGACGGTAAGAGGATGACATTATTCTTTGATATGGATGGCTGCGGTTTGAATAATATGGATGTTGAAGTTATTATGTATATGATTACCTTACTGAAGAGCTACTATCCtttattagttaattatattatagttttccAACTACCCTGGATGTTGTCGGCcggttttaaaattataaaaggtCTGCTTCCCGCTGCAGCAATAGAGAGGCTCAGAatggttaataaaaataatttaaaagatttagtCGCACCCGAACAAGCATTGATATGTTGGGGTGGGAAAAATGATTATGTGTTTAAATTCATACCGGAAAATCGAGTAAACATGGATAAGAGTGCCAAAAATGTAACGTTTGCAGATAACGACAGTAAACACTCTCCCGGAGAAATGCTCAGTCTAAATCCTGgtaaaatactaatatttaaatctgAAAGTGATAGAATATCAGCACAATTGACTATCATGAATATGGACGAGAGTGCaatttcgtttaaaattaaaacgaccGCTCCGGAAAAGTATACAGTCAAACCTAGCTCTGGTATCCTGGCCAGTAAGATGTCACAGACAATACACATAATTGTCAGTTCTGGTTTTCATATAAGTTCTGTGGTTAACGATAGATTTCTAGTTTCATCAATGCAAGTTCCGAATACGAATTTATCAAAGAAAGATTTGAGTAAACTCTGGAAAGAAGCTGGTACTAAAGCCGATGAGTATAAACTAAAATGTTCCTGTATAGATACcacagaaaataaaaaaccagaGGTGAGTAAGGATCCGGAGTCGGTAGTTTCTAAATTGAGTAGCCTACAGGAAAGTCATAACATGCTTGTGCAGAAATTGGATAAATTGAAAATGTACCAATTcatgacagtttttttaatttttgttataattttcttaGGATACCTTGCCTTTAGGAATATAAATCATTGTTaa